A single genomic interval of Coccidioides posadasii str. Silveira chromosome 1, complete sequence harbors:
- a CDS encoding uncharacterized protein (EggNog:ENOG410PJW6~COG:Z~BUSCO:2673at33183), translated as MATLNLSTNGHSISKSYQSVVNAPAPSGPAAESGTYGQWAVFTVSAPLVSAFQDTSTKESVLKVQSTGEGELIDLIEEFSEGRIQFAYVKVKDLNTGLPKNVLIAWCGEGVPERTKGYFTSHLAAVSKLLHGYHVQITARSDRDLTPESIVQKVSDSSGAKYSAATTPPPVAAGPKPPVASKPAFTPTRVGGSFRPLAGTHRAAGAKNEPVDEDGWGADAPQVTRTQLEKVQPAYQPTKVNIKELMSQKSSTTSSYGQESSNKSFPSNVVKGGYQPIGKVDIAEIRRQAREAGEIRDDRPEPVKGSYQPVGKVDIAAIRAKARGGEPLSSSSGAMSPARTGDSVGNDEPKTLADRSAAFTPSERLTTLPKPKVAKKFGGGSTFTGTKAPLPGGLDTPAAPAAPVVGSASRTFADVGGKTPSQLWAEKKAKQGGVSPTPAGITSPPPIQNQTSGESGWKSSYTGKTWAPVQTTHTGRSSGAAVSEQRTGGSEPTAEAPETGTVGSIRDKFANTQPMGAPASTYERAAPSPPPLATETKPVPPRAVPLPGLPTDTRENLEDIHQDVPPPPQQPRSPSPETAADVEPSSPIRVAMPVARGSADEHVADAHEEQYSPPAPLPTRSIVEHAPSEEQLETQPSHDPARAVAEATAPSHAMTDQGIRALVQYDYERAEDNEIELREGEYVTNIDMVDEDWWLGVNARGEHGLFPRSYVEVVQEGDPLYQPASSSTQIPPAQPAPAQHTAAQPAESHGRTATALYDYEAAEDNEIAFPEGARITNIEFPDEDWWVGDFGGQRGLFPANYVQLDQ; from the exons ATGGCCACTCTCAATCTTTCGACTAATGGTCATTCGATATCCAAAAGCTACCAATCCGTCGTCAACGCCCCCGCACCCTCAGGTCCCGCTGCGGAATCAGGGACATACGGACAATGGGCAGTTTTCACAGTTTCTGCGCCCCTTGTCAGTGCATTTCAAGACACCTCTACGAAGGAAAGTGTGTTGAAGGTCCAGTCTACTGGCG AAGGAGAGTTGATAGACCTGATCGAAGAGTTCTCTGAAGGCAGAATTCAGTTTGCTTATGTGAAAGTGAAGGACCTAAATACCGGTCTCCCGAAAAATGTTCTTATTGCGTGGTGTGGAGAAGGAGTGCCGGAACGGACGAAGGGCTACTTTACAAGCCATCTCGCAGCCGTTTCCAAACTTTTGCAT GGCTATCATGTCCAAATAACTGCTCGCTCGGATCGCGATCTCACCCCTGAAAGCATCGTTCAGAAAGTTTCTGATTCGTCCGGTGCGAAATACTCAGCTGCTACGACCCCCCCGCCCGTTGCTGCTGGGCCAAAGCCCCCGGTGGCTTCAAAACCGGCATTCACTCCTACCCGTGTGGGCGGCTCTTTCAGACCCCTAGCCGGAACCCATAGGGCCGCAGGCGCAAAGAATGAACCCGTGGATGAAGATGGTTGGGGAGCCGATGCCCCTCAAGTGACCAGGACCCAACTCGAAAAGGTGCAGCCTGCATACCAGCCGACAAAGGTCAATATTAAAGAGCTTATGTCCCAAAAGTCATCGACGACATCATCCTATGGCCAAGAGTCGTCTAATAAATCCTTTCCCAGCAACGTCGTCAAGGGAGGGTATCAGCCTATTGGAAAAGTGGATATTGCTGAAATCAGGAGACAAGCACGAGAGGCTGGGGAGATAAGGGATGACCGGCCGGAACCGGTAAAGGGGTCTTACCAACCTGTTGGGAAGGTTGATATTGCGGCCATTCGCGCCAAAGCGCGGGGCGGTGAACCTCTCAGTTCATCCTCAGGCGCAATGTCTCCAGCACGAACGGGAGATTCCGTTGGTAATGATGAACCAAAGACACTCGCGGACCGTTCTGCTGCTTTCACTCCCTCCGAAAGGCTTACAACCCTCCCAAAACCAAAAGTGGCAAAGAAATTTGGTGGAGGTTCAACGTTCACCGGCACCAAAGCCCCTCTTCCAGGAGGATTGGATACGCCGGCCGCCCCTGCCGCTCCAGTTGTGGGAAGCGCAAGCCGGACCTTTGCTGACGTGGGCGGTAAAACTCCGTCCCAGCTGTGGGCTGAGAAGAAAGCGAAGCAAGGGGGTGTCTCTCCCACCCCGGCCGGAATCACAAGTCCTCCACCCATCCAAAACCAAACCAGTGGAGAAAGTGGCTGGAAGAGCTCATATACTGGCAAAACTTGGGCCCCAGTTCAAACTACTCATACCGGAAGATCATCTGGCGCCGCCGTTTCTGAACAAAGAACTGGGGGATCTGAGCCAACGGCTGAAGCCCCGGAAACTGGAACGGTTGGTTCAATCCGGGATAAGTTCGCAAACACCCAGCCTATGGGGGCCCCAGCGTCAACTTACGAAAGAGCCGCTCCATCTCCACCACCACTGGCGACTGAGACAAAGCCAGTTCCACCCCGTGCAGTTCCTCTCCCTGGCCTTCCAACCGATACCCGTGAAAATCTCGAAGATATTCACCAGGATGTACCGCCACCCCCTCAGCAACCACGCTCTCCCTCTCCTGAAACAGCGGCCGATGTTGAGCCCAGCTCCCCGATTCGCGTGGCCATGCCAGTAGCTCGTGGGTCAGCGGATGAACATGTCGCCGATGCCCACGAAGAGCAATATTCTCCTCCTGCCCCCCTTCCGACTAGATCTATTGTTGAACATGCTCCAAGCGAAGAGCAATTAGAAACTCAACCTTCTCATGACCCCGCCAGGGCTGTTGCAGAAGCTACAGCTCCCAGCCATGCTATGACTGACCAGGGTATCCGTGCTCTTGTCCAATATGATTATGAAAGGGCGGAAGATAACGAGATTGAACTCCGAGAAGGAGAGTATGTTACTAATATTGATATGGTTGACGAGGATTGGTGGCTTGGTGTGAATGCCCGAGGAGAACACGGCCTCTTCCCCAGAAGCTACGTTGAAGTGGTCCAGGAAGGCGATCCTCTGTATCAACCGGCATCAAGCAGTACCCAGATTCCCCCTGCCCAGCCTGCGCCTGCTCAGCACACCGCGGCGCAGCCCGCTGAAAGCCATGGGCGTACTGCAACTGCATTGTACGACTATGAAGCCGCCGAGGACAATGAGATAGCATTTCCCGAAGGTGCTAGAATAACCAACATT GAATTCCCCGATGAAGATTGGTGGGTGGGCGACTTCGGTGGTCAACGGGGCCTCTTTCCAGCCAACTACGTCCAACTCGACCAGTAG
- a CDS encoding uncharacterized protein (EggNog:ENOG410PKW3~BUSCO:278at33183) produces MADQTGSPHSSGSSSFDPYSADSPEGPMESLARSLGQVPESFGHQEQIPDDKENFTPNSREPDEPSNRSNVSPEFPDQDVLTDRQLRKRKRVATANQPAQEKDSHWENGDGYSFTENDPQYPAGSSPPEGNKRLKFNGPSSEMPENALDKSKLPGEIWQHVFSFLPPTSLGRVLQVNHVFKDLLTADVTELSAKGATPRSLKYVHPNSIWSSSRKTFHPGMPRPLSHLSELDMWRLVRGTACQFCNKSGFISSSDNSVWENGPGINGVRIIWPFAVRACSECIHNNCEKEMDLLFSSTVPTLLIPAIPFAFFTQSMHFVSSVVLRSNQPPSGLNLTKFYLKSHIEAMRSKFEEVKALGAATAEEWVKGLEGNGKEKIADSARWEQWELTGGFRSLITAVTSHSGRPNMDYMESGGPGSHTIGSNSSLSSPPGGNFPSRPRRSSNTHAKSGNVPMQQASHHRSERSIREINEAKASRKAEIERRCAELDPPLSAAVLSHMDSFQAAIQIPNPFTDHAWDILRPRLLSQREVAERREQERIKQDKILQAKSEERRQQEAQLKEAKDLLDKEWDEIQRPIRERMATYADEIIREGWRDGDGVTKDKCPKFAADVLMYVRNKFYSDLVKEDAMARSLGKPIEEDRPGAPPKRKLILENMKWIFDQKIKPLTDPHQKELFLCNGCENNSKYYGFEGVVQHYAAKHTSVLSLGSVVVHWRAEWPEQPPFHPNPNAARALMFAMPRPTMGQPNLGYQSNPIGPDAYPHMSPAPYRRTPYTPYAYGSGPYRPPSPAGSQYYPPPQGSYAYPPPQAGYPPNGPYDPHTQPPPPNPVYGSPYPGPGYPPPYHGPDARAPVPPPPAYPPHYGSQPHIPPYGVPYSSNSHAQRPGAPPSNSHKSNPNSQAYGFYQSQVDELAKNARAIWNGTSGIKDLPHNVRAFVLLHHVVSRFSERFGHEPPLALFSDALSTHPQMKPIKNLCGLVCKSCSSAHASHGRRGRGHDRKPFNLPAIISHFLSVHLTRDDPPPDWKTKMIALPDDATISSLNQTPGMDQAKFQLVTAAFPWVFGSNASKASFNGATTKDNRPALKKGQTGAGRAHPTEEHTKYPEARVAETKPVAPEPHRARLEVAVDDFPKFMESPLGDGIKPVEPPKDNEYDPHRPAYIEPVRDQFGRLDSRRPRAKNLATAPIQDGRLDDQSGVVPPPERPSSEIHPDTARLAHRPAAMMESDKRPYKERLSKPELGGTEAATGIIVDARADMEHPATHTRNVSEDGEVPEPLHPQGGNGKTGSPVEELSAAERFLSSFVPGQDPEEYKSGTGDADRSNDPSRAKWLDPEDMDERRWRADAGGAGEGSVVGDISRSARHSWGARTNSPATARGYREFDQRLDPQDNTGRRAGAMSPDTGEPRHGRRGVAYSESRHQPDHHARRPQSRFDRYEAQRQGSLRPRSRSPAVHDTLPLEPAYYRDRSPRNRSRRPVYPDYPPTEAYYDRVPHEQPAPYTRAPPHPQYQYLDDPRYADRPYDGTVEYIPVRVSGRESQNPPTYYIERPVHRDAPKEYLDYEMEYRRQPVYEDQGQYYSPETIPAPGPMPRRARYR; encoded by the exons ATGGCAGATCAAACCGGATCTCCTCATAGCTCgggctcttcttctttcgaTCCGTACTCGGCGGATTCCCCGGAAGGCCCGATGGAAAGCCTGGCAAGGAGCTTGGGCCAAGTTCCAGAATCGTTTGGCCATCAAGAACAGATTCCTGATGATAAGGAAAATTTTACTCCCAATTCGAGAGAACCTGATGAGCCTTCGAATCGAAGTAACGTTTCTCCGGAATTCCCAGACCAGGACGTCTTGACGGATCGACAACTTCGAAAAAGGAAGCGTGTTGCCACGGCCAATCAACCCGCACAAGAGAAAGATTCTCATTGGGAAAACGGCGACGGATATAGTTTTACTGAGAATGACCCCCAGTACCCCGCCGGTTCTTCTCCGCCGGAAGGGAACAAACGCCTCAAGTTCAATGGGCCTTCTTCCGAAATGCCGGAAAATGCTCTGGACAAATCAAAGCTTCCAGGGGAAATTTGGCAACATGTTTTTAGTTTTCTTCCACCCACATCCCTGGGCCGTGTTCTTCAAGTGAACCATGTCTTCAAGGACCTGCTAACTGCAGACGTGACAGAGTTGTCTGCTAAGGGCGCAACTCCTCGTTCATTAAAGTATGTTCATCCAAACTCTATTTGGTCTTCTTCTCGAAAGACCTTTCATCCTGGCATGCCCCGTCCGCTCTCGCATCTGTCTGAGCTGGACATGTGGCGTCTTGTTCGCGGAACTGCCTGTCAGTTTTGCAATAAGTCTGGTTTTATCTCTTCGTCCGACAATTCCGTATGGGAAAACGGCCCCGGTATTAATGGGGTACGGATCATCTGGCCGTTTGCTGTCCGAGCCTGCAGCGAGTGTATTCATAATAATTGCGAAAAG GAAATGGaccttcttttctcttccacTGTGCccactcttcttattcctgcTATTCCGTTTGCATTTTTTACCCAATCAATGCATTTTGTGTCTTCCGTCGTCCTTCGGTCAAACCAGCCTCCATCGGGTCTTAATCTAACTAAGTTCTACTTGAAATCTCATATCGAGGCGATGAGAAGCAAATTCGAGGAAGTCAAAGCCCTAGGAGCCGCAACAGCCGAGGAATGGGTTAAGGGCTTAGAGGGGAATGGAAAGGAGAAGATTGCTGATTCAGCTAGATGGGAGCAATGGGAACTTACAGGCGGTTTTCGTTCTCTCATCACAGCCGTTACCTCCCACTCTGGTCGGCCTAATATGGATTACATGGAGTCTGGTGGTCCCGGTTCCCACACCATTGGATCCAATTCTTCTCTTTCAAGCCCTCCTGGGGGGAACTTTCCTAGCCGCCCTAGACGGTCTTCAAATACGCATG CAAAGTCAGGAAATGTTCCAATGCAACAAGCATCCCATCATCGATCTGAGCGCAGCATTCGCGAAATAAACGAAGCAAAAGCCAGCAGGAAGGCCGAAATTGAGCGGAGGTGTGCTGAACTCGACCCACCCCTGAGTGCAGCTGTCTTAAGCCATATGGACTCTTTTCAAGCAGCTATTCAGATTCCTAACCCCTTTACTGATCATGCCTGGGACATCCTGAGGCCACGTTTACTATCCCAGAGAGAAGTCGCTGAGCGTCGCGAACAAGAACGCATTAAACAAGATAAAATTCTTCAAGCCAAATCAGAAGAACGGCGACAACAAGAAGCTCAGCTGAAGGAAGCTAAGGACTTACTCGACAAAGAATGGGATGAAATTCAGAGGCCTATTCGCGAACGCATGGCAACATACGCTGATGAAATCATTCGCGAAGGTTGGCGTGATGGCGATGGAGTGACTAAGGACAAGTGTCCTAAATTCGCGGCAGATGTTCTGATGTACGTTCGCAACAAATTCTACAGTGACTTGGTGAAAGAAGATGCCATGGCTCGTAGTCTCGGCAAGCCAATTGAGGAAGACCGTCCTGGCGCGCCGCCGAAACGGAAGCTTATCTTGGAAAACATGAAATGGATCTTCGACCAGAAGATCAAACCTCTTACAGACCCACACCAAAAGGAGCTATTCCTTTGCAACGGCTGTGAGAATAATTCCAAGTACTACGGCTTCGAAGGAGTGGTCCAGCACTACGCCGCAAAGCATACCAGTGTCCTCAGCCTTGGTAGTGTTGTTGTACATTGGCGTGCAGAGTGGCCGGAGCAGCCTCCCTTTCACCCAAACCCAAACGCAGCTCGGGCTTTGATGTTTGCGATGCCTCGACCGACTATGGGCCAGCCTAATCTAGGCTACCAAAGCAATCCAATTGGGCCGGATGCTTACCCGCATATGTCTCCCGCGCCTTACCGAAGAACTCCATATACCCCCTACGCATATGGATCTGGACCATATCGCCCCCCTTCTCCTGCAGGTTCACAGTACTATCCCCCTCCGCAGGGAAGCTATGCATATCCTCCACCGCAGGCTGGCTATCCTCCTAATGGACCCTATGATCCACATACTCAACCTCCACCGCCAAATCCTGTCTATGGATCCCCATACCCTGGCCCAGGTTATCCCCCACCGTATCATGGTCCTGATGCAAGGGCTCCGGTGCCACCACCACCCGCGTATCCCCCTCACTATGGCTCCCAGCCACATATTCCTCCATATGGAGTCCCCTATTCTTCCAATTCCCATGCGCAGCGACCCGGGGCCCCTCCTTCTAATTCCCACAAATCCAACCCCAACAGCCAAGCTTATGGGTTCTATCAATCCCAAGTTGATGAGCTAGCGAAGAACGCTCGGGCTATTTGGAACGGCACGTCTGGTATTAAAGATCTCCCCCATAACGTCCGGGCTTTCGTGTTGCTGCACCATGTCGTCAGTCGATTTTCAGAACGTTTTGGCCACGAACCACCTCTAGCTCTCTTTTCGGACGCCCTCAGTACCCACCCACAAATGAAGCCTATCAAGAACCTATGTGGCCTGGTTTGCAAATCATGTTCAAGCGCCCACGCGTCCCATGGACGTCGCGGTCGTGGGCATGATCGGAAGCCTTTTAATTTACCTGCCATTATCAGCCATTTTCTCTCGGTGCACCTAACTAGAGATGATCCGCCACCCGACTGGAAAACGAAAATGATAGCTTTACCCGATGACGCCACTATATCTTCCCTAAATCAAACCCCAGGCATGGATCAAGCAAAGTTCCAATTAGTCACAGCTGCCTTTCCTTGGGTATTCGGTTCTAACGCCTCCAAAGCTTCGTTCAACGGTGCAACAACCAAGGATAATAGACCAGCGCTGAAGAAAGGTCAAACAGGAGCTGGTCGTGCTCACCCAACTGAGGAGCATACCAAATATCCTGAAGCGCGAGTTGCTGAGACCAAGCCTGTGGCACCAGAACCTCATCGCGCGCGCCTCGAGGTAGCTGTTGACGATTTCCCCAAGTTTATGGAATCCCCATTGGGTGATGGTATCAAACCTGTTGAACCTCCAAAGGACAATGAATATGATCCTCATCGACCTGCATACATCGAACCAGTGCGTGATCAATTCGGTCGGCTAGACAGTCGTCGCCCGCGAGCCAAAAACCTAGCAACAGCTCCGATTCAAGATGGACGTCTAGACGACCAAAGTGGCGTAGTTCCGCCGCCCGAACGACCGAGCTCTGAAATTCATCCCGACACTGCCAGGCTTGCCCACCGACCCGCAGCGATGATGGAATCTGACAAACGCCCGTATAAAGAGAGGCTATCCAAGCCTGAATTGGGTGGAACTGAGGCAGCGACTGGTATTATTGTTGATGCTCGTGCAGACATGGAGCACCCTGCTACACATACCAGAAATGTGTCAGAGGATGGGGAAGTCCCTGAGCCCCTTCATCCCCAAGGAGGAAATGGCAAAACTGGCTCTCCGGTTGAAGAATTGAGCGCAGCAGAACGCTTTCTCAGCAGTTTTGTGCCTGGCCAAGATCCGGAAGAATACAAGTCTGGCACCGGGGACGCTGATCGATCGAACGACCCGTCTAGGGCCAAGTGGCTGGACCCTGAGGACATGGATGAGCGTCGCTGGCGTGCTGATGCTGGTGGAGCAGGAGAAGGCAGTGTAGTTGGCGATATCTCTCGAAGTGCGAGACATAGTTGGGGTGCTCGAACAAATAGTCCTGCTACAGCGCGAGGATATCGCGAGTTTGACCAGCGCTTAGATCCGCAGGATAATACCGGTAGACGTGCGGGAGCGATGTCCCCAGACACTGGAGAACCGCGACACGGAAGGCGAGGCGTTGCTTATTCGGAATCACGTCACCAGCCCGACCACCATGCACGTCGTCCTCAAAGCAGATTCGACAGGTATGAAGCCCAACGGCAAGGATCGCTTCGACCTCGATCTCGATCTCCAGCAGTCCATGATACTCTTCCGCTTGAACCAGCGTATTATCGTGATCGAAGCCCAAGAAACCGGTCCAGGCGACCAGTGTATCCGGATTATCCTCCCACCGAGGCATACTATGATCGTGTCCCTCATGAACAGCCTGCCCCGTATACCCGGGCACCTCCTCATCCGCAATACCAATATCTGGACGACCCCAGGTATGCAGATCGGCCGTACGACGGTACGGTGGAATACATTCCTGTTCGCGTCAGTGGTCGCGAATCACAAAACCCTCCCACCTATTACATTGAGCGCCCTGTACATCGTGACGCTCCAAAAGAGTATCTTGACTATGAGATGGAGTATCGACGACAGCCTGTTTACGAAGACCAGGGGCAATATTACTCTCCAGAAACTATTCCTGCACCTGGGCCTATGCCGCGCCGCGCCCGGTATCGTTAA
- the AMD1 gene encoding AMP deaminase (EggNog:ENOG410PGKE~COG:F~TransMembrane:1 (o663-680i)~BUSCO:1041at33183): protein MPDPHEDATTYESDDKNGIATQDLSSGSANSDGKQSHENMDGTPDDIDPTNSGGSPILPRDRQRRTATYDYAYEKSVSHAEAKLFYQRHQLAYRPAEGDTPQSPSLPSRASGAPPSNSFELDSPTRTASAASRLSKQGEFLPPPSQHITSTPLATTTLRRNSLAAANQSARGYSLHHAPLHENESRLLASQGIHGAGAGFGVGQGAGGFVANDDAITAELGVICHKIQSLLDTRRKYIKLSMQRSEDNPRDDPSWIIYPPPPEPAWGYYGEPTGANSMANSMVIPTENDGVENDGIPPSPARKRRKPGQNIGEDFDMDDLLPLPEASSMVFKLDESSVYQVYDTKEACELSQPIVQVPSLRDFYMDLDTIIDVSTDGPIKSFAFKRLSYLEGKFQLHALLNEYQEIADSKKVPHRDFYNVRKVDTHVHHSACMNQKHLLRFIKSKMKKSPDEVVLFRDGKHLTLREVFESINLTAYDLSIDTLDMHAHTDSFHRFDKFNLKYNPIGESRLREIFLKTDNYIKGRYLAEITKEVISDLESSKYQMAEWRISIYGRSMDEWDKLAAWVVDNKLFSPNIRWLIQVPRLYDVYKSNGIVDDFDAIIQNVFQPLFEVTQDPNSHPKLHVFLQRVVGFDSVDDESKAERRLYRKFPIPKQWNTKQNPPYSYWIYFMFANMASLNTWRKRRGFNTFVLRPHCGEAGDPDHLASAFLCCFGISHGILLRKVPLLQYLFYLDQIGIAMSPLSNNALFLTYERNPFATFFRRGLNVSLSTDDPLQFAFTKEPLIEEYAVAAQIYKFSAVDMCELAKHSVDHSGFELSLKQRWLGQNCHLPGVAGNNMAKSNVPDIREAFRHETLLGELGLMERYASRPATQPQTPKIVALNKQRQATQAPSPSLSGKTSSASVPATSLPQPSSNQGGYESVGNASSPNFPTNSARLPPGAPHTDSYTQTNAAAANHNNVNTQGIQQQQSWDMKQTWPSLVTSAPAQVTSVPQEVVSPSGLTGPLMEQRIFPGIVHARVRRNSSLHDVDEAAGISQETTIEEEKSNEDQSNGDDVDEDDSPQFEEQQPAWLRVEDHNDDE, encoded by the exons ATGCCCGACCCACACGAAGACGCGACGACTTATGAGTCTGACGATAAGAATGGCATTGCAACCCAGGATTTATCCTCAGGTTCTGCCAACAGCGACGGCAAACAGTCCCACGAAAACATGGACGGCACTCCAGACGACATCGACCCCACTAACAGCGGAGGCTCACCCATCCTTCCCCGCGATCGACAACGACGAACAGCTACCTACGATTATGCGTACGAGAAGTCCGTGAGCCATGCAGAAGCCAAGCTGTTCTACCAGCGTCACCAGTTGGCATACCGACCAGCTGAAGGAGACACACCTCAAAGCCCTTCTTTACCATCAAGGGCGTCAGGAGCTCCCCCGTCGAACTCCTTCGAGCTTGATTCTCCTACCCGAACTGCAAGTGCCGCGTCCCGCCTGAGCAAGCAAGGCGAGTTCCTCCCACCACCTTCTCAGCACATAACGTCCACCCCGCTTGCAACGACTACCCTTCGCAGAAATAGCCTAGCTGCTGCAAATCAATCTGCCCGAGGGTACTCGCTACACCATGCACCTCTCCATGAAAACGAATCGCGTTTGCTTGCGTCGCAAGGAATACATGGTGCTGGGGCAGGATTTGGGGTTGGACAAGGAGCCGGTGGCTTCGTCGCCAATGATGATGCAATCACGGCTGAATTGGGCGTGATATGCCACAAGATTCAGTCTTTGCTAGATACCCGCCGTAAGTATATCAAGCTGTCGATGCAACGGTCCGAGGATAACCCGCGAGACGACCCGAGTTGGATTATCTACCCTCCACCACCAGAGCCCGCTTGGGGATACTATGGCGAGCCAACGGGCGCAAATAGTATGGCGAACAGCATGGTGATTCCTACCGAGAATGATGGAGTTGAGAATGATGGCATACCTCCTTCGCCAGCACgcaagagaagaaagccGGGACAGAATATTGGCGAGGATTTTGACATGGATGACCTTCTACCTTTACCGGAAGCGTCATCTATGGTTTTTAAATTGGATGAGAGCAGCGTTTATCAGGTCTATGATACCAAAGAGGCCTGTGAACTGAGCCAGCCAATAGTTCAAGTCCCGTCGTTGAGGGACTTCTACATGGATCTGGACACAATCATTGACGTTTCAACCGATGGCCCTATCAAGTCGTTTGCATTTAAACGACTCTCATATCTGGAAGGGAAATTTCAGCTACATGCGCTGTTGAATGAGTACCAGGAGATCGCGGACAGCAAGAAGGTCCCTCACAGGGACTTTTATAACGTCCGAAAGGTGGACACTCACGTTCATCATTCAGCATGCATGAATCAGAAGCATCTTTTGCGGTTCATCAAGAGTAAAATGAAGAAATCGCCCGATGAAGTCGTCTTGTTTAGAGATGGAAAGCATTTGACACTCCGAGAAGTCTTCGAGAGTATTAACCTCACAGCCTATGATTTGAGCATCGATACCCTTGACATGCAC GCACACACCGACTCCTTCCATCGCTTCGATAAGTTTAACCTGAAATATAACCCTATCGGGGAGTCTCGACTGCGAGAAATATTCCTCAAGACCGACAATTATATCAAAGGCCGATACCTGGCGGAAATTACTAAAGAAGTAATTTCCGACCTTGAATCGAGCAAGTACCAGATGGCCGAATGGCGCATTTCTATCTACGGTCGCTCCATGGATGAATGGGACAAGCTTGCCGCTTGGGTTGTAGACAATAAGCTGTTTTCTCCCAATATCCGATGGCTAATCCAGGTTCCACGATTGTATGATGTTTACAAGTCGAACGGTATTGTTGATGACTTTGACGCTATCATCCAGAATGTCTTCCAGCCGTTGTTCGAGGTGACACAAGACCCGAACAGCCACCCGAAGTTGCATGTCTTTTTGCAGAGGGTTGTCGGATTCGATAGTGTCGACGACGAAAGCAAGGCTGAGCGGCGACTCTACCGCAAGTTTCCAATTCCCAAGCAATGGAACACTAAGCAGAATCCGCCATATAGCTACTGGATCTACTTCATGTTTGCAAATATGGCGTCGTTGAATACCTGGAGGAAACGACGTGGTTTCAATACCTTTGTACTGAGACCGCACTGCGGAGAGGCGGGTGATCCTGACCACCTTGCATCCGCGTTCCTTTGCTGCTTCGGAATCAGCCATGGCATTCTGCTTCGCAAAGTGCCATTGCTGCAGTATTTATTCTACCTTGACCAGATCGGGATTGCCATGTCTCCATTGAGCAACAATGCACTCTTCCTTACCTATGAGAGGAACCCCTTCGCTACATTTTTTAGAAGGGGTTTAAACGTGTCACTCTCCACGGACGACCCGTTACAGTTTGCTTTTACCAAGGAGCCACTGATTGAGGAATATGCCGTTGCAGCGCAAATATATAAATTTAGCGCCGTGGACATGTGTGAGCTGGCAAAGCATTCTGTTGACCACAGTGGGTTTGAATTAAGCCTGAAGCAGAGATGGTTAGGGCAGAACTGCCATTTACCAGGTGTGGCTGGTAACAATATGGCCAAAAGCAATGTCCCTGATATCAGGGAGGCGTTTAGACACGAGACTCTACTCGGAGAACTTGGCTT GATGGAGAGATATGCTTCCAGGCCGGCAACCCAGCCGCAAACGCCGAAGATCGTGGCGCTTAATAAACAGCGGCAAGCCACGCAGGCTCCGTCGCCAAGCTTGTCTGGCAAGACCAGCTCTGCCAGCGTTCCAGCAACTTCACTCCCCCAACCGTCCTCGAACCAAGGCGGATATGAGTCTGTAGGTAATGCATCGTCCCCCAATTTTCCAACGAACTCTGCACGGTTGCCTCCCGGGGCGCCACATACGGATTCATACACACAGACCAATGCGGCCGCTGCCAATCATAACAACGTCAATACCCAGGGTATCCAACAGCAACAAAGCTGGGACATGAAGCAGACGTGGCCCTCTTTAGTGACCTCCGCGCCTGCGCAGGTCACATCTGTTCCACAGGAGGTGGTTTCACCATCCGGCCTAACAGGACCATTGATGGAGCAGAGAATCTTCCCTGGGATAGTGCATGCGCGGGTGAGACGCAACAGCAGCTTGCATGATGTCGACGAAGCTGCGGGCATCAGTCAGGAAACGACTATAGAGGAGGAGAAATCGAACGAAGATCAGAGTAACGGGGACGATGTCGACGAGGATGACAGTCCTCAGTTTGAAGAGCAGCAACCAGCGTGGCTGAGGGTGGAGGATCACAATGACGATGAATAA